The following proteins are encoded in a genomic region of Flammeovirga pectinis:
- a CDS encoding class I SAM-dependent methyltransferase, translated as MSTPNNSLQMIAYSIQNLLSIKDDNQKIHFDRLKLQVDIVANELRLGSIRQSELDIIHNTFTEEFLNDSLVGHIIRKPYGYNEDFRVTDAIHDNFLSDDYPNWDKLIHSSSIAKSIRSRKEYFKNYLTHKLKKINIPRKMLMIAPGSGRSLLELYKRVNPNLSTDCLDLNKNSIHYYKGLTKEFSDKITYINESIHSFNVSKKYDMIWIEGVFEYMDDVTFVNTLKQIQTYINNDGDIVISNISKKNTSKNIMEILFNWQCTYRNRLELNNLATKANFIPTQINIRKDATRINSFLHIK; from the coding sequence ATGTCAACGCCTAACAACTCATTACAAATGATTGCCTATTCTATACAGAATTTACTTTCTATTAAAGATGATAATCAAAAAATACATTTCGATAGATTAAAATTACAAGTAGATATTGTTGCTAATGAACTTAGATTAGGTAGCATAAGACAATCTGAATTAGATATAATACATAATACATTTACTGAAGAGTTTTTAAATGATTCATTAGTAGGACATATAATTCGTAAGCCCTACGGTTACAATGAAGACTTTAGAGTTACGGATGCTATTCATGATAATTTCTTATCAGACGATTATCCTAATTGGGATAAACTTATACATTCCTCGTCTATTGCAAAGAGTATTAGAAGTAGAAAGGAATACTTTAAAAACTATTTGACTCATAAGCTTAAAAAAATAAATATACCAAGAAAAATGTTAATGATAGCACCAGGTTCTGGAAGATCATTACTCGAATTATATAAAAGAGTCAATCCAAACCTATCAACAGATTGTCTGGACTTAAACAAAAATTCAATTCATTATTACAAAGGACTTACAAAAGAATTTAGTGATAAGATAACCTATATAAACGAAAGTATTCATTCGTTTAATGTTTCTAAAAAATATGATATGATTTGGATTGAAGGTGTTTTTGAATACATGGATGATGTCACTTTTGTTAATACACTAAAACAAATTCAAACCTACATTAATAATGATGGGGACATTGTTATAAGCAACATTAGTAAAAAAAACACCTCAAAAAATATAATGGAAATACTATTTAATTGGCAATGCACTTACCGTAATAGGTTGGAATTAAACAACCTAGCTACAAAAGCCAATTTTATACCTACTCAAATTAATATCAGAAAAGACGCTACGAGGATAAACTCTTTTTTACACATTAAATAA